Sequence from the Lysobacter solisilvae genome:
CCGACGAGCTCTGCCTGGCGGTGCGTGCCGGCCTCGAGCAGGCGGGCCTGGAACAGGAACGCCGCGCCCTGCGGCTGCGGCCACGCGACCTGTCCTGGCAGTGGCCCGACGACACGGTCCTCGAGCTGTCCTTCGCGCTTCCGCCGGGCGCCTACGCCACGGTCGTGTTGTCGGAACTTGGCGACACCAACGCGCCCGGCCCCGGCTGACGACCGCTCGTCGGAAAACCATCAAGGACACTGGAAGGCCTTTCCCGCCGGCGTATACCGGAAATTGCAGGACGGCCGAACGCGTCCTGCCGTACGCGCGGCGATCGCGCGCAGATGGGGGAACGGTCATGAAGCAGCCAGTCCAGAAGGCATTGCTGTTGACGTTCGCGGTTGCCCTGACGGGGTGCGCGGGGATGGACGCCAGGTCCACCTACGTCGACCCTTCCGATGTCTCCTCGCCGGAATACCGCAACAACCTGTACGTCACCCGCGTCGAATCGATCGCCCGCCAGAAGGGCATCGATGTGGTGTGGGTCAACCCGCCCCGGATCGCGAAAAAGCAGAAAGTGGAGCCTCGATGAACACATTGATCCGTATCAGTGCCATCGCGTTGGCCGTGAGCCTGCTCGGTGCCTGCGCCACCACCAACCCGGACGCGATGACGTCGCCGCCGCCGTCGCAGGCGAAGAAGCAGCAGTATCGCTACGTCACCGACAGCGACTACATCCGGTACTACGAGAAGACGGCCATGCGCCGCAACTTCGTGCACGTGAACTGGGTCAACGTGCCGAAGAAGCGGGTTGCCGTCGAAGACGACACCGAGTGACCTGCTAGCGCCGCCGTGCCGGCGGCGCCAGCAGTATCAATACCGCTCCGGTGCCGCCCTGCGCGGGTGGCGCGGAGTGGAAGGCCAGGACGTCTGCGCGCTGCCGCAGCAGGCGATCGACCAGGTTCTTCAGCACCGGCGCATCGCGGCTCGTGAACGGGCCCGCGGTGCCGTGCAATCCCTTGCCATGGATCACGCGGACGCAGCCCAGTCCGTGGTCGCGCGCGTGCGCGATGAACGCGCGCAGCAGTTCCTGCGCCTCGCGCACGTCGGCGCCGTGCAGGTCGAGTTCGTCCTGGATCGCCATCTCCCCGCGGCGCAGCCGCTGGAACGTCCGCGCCGGCAGCCGGTCGTCGCGGTGGGAGAGCACGTCGCCCGCCTCCAGCAGGCTGCTCTCCAGCGCGTGGCGGAATTCCTCGCGCGCGGCGGCATCGTCGAGTTCGGCCATGCGGGCGCGCGGACGCGGCTTGGGGGCGCCGGGCGGCGGCGTGGACTCGCGCAGCGGCCGGACCGGGCCGATGGCATCGCGGAACAGGCGGGAATCGTCGTCGTCGGCGGCGGACGTCATGCCACCAGACTAGCGCGCGCGCCATGAATTTGTGGATTCGCAACGCAGGGCGCCCCGCCGCCGCGGCGTGGCCTCGTTCCGTGCGCGGCCACCCGGTCGATGATCGGCCATCGGCTATCATGGGCCTCCTGTCGCAGCGGTTCTCTTTGGCACATTCATGCGCGTTCTGGTCAGCAACGACGACGGCGTCGACGCCCCCGGCATCCGGGTCCTCGCCTCGGGCCTGAGGTCGGCCGGCCATGAAGTGACCGTGGTGGCCCCCGACCGCGACCGTTCCGGCGCCAGCAATTCGCTCACCCTGGACATGCCGGTGCGCGTGCTGCAGCACGACGCGGATACCTGGCGCGTCTTCGGAACCCCGACCGACTGCGTCCACGTGGCGATCACGGGCATGCTGCAGGTCGAGCCGGACATCGTGGTGTCGGGGATCAACAACACGGCCAACCTGGGCGACGACGTCATCTATTCCGGCACGGTCGCCGCCGCGATGGAGGGCCGGTTCCTGGGCCTGCCCGCCGTGGCGATGTCGCTGGTCACCGCCGACCACCAGGGCCACCACTACGAAACGGCCGCCCGCGCGGCGGTGGAGATCATCGCCCGCCTGCGCGCGGAACCCCTGCCGGCCGACACGATCCTGAACGT
This genomic interval carries:
- a CDS encoding Smr/MutS family protein — encoded protein: MTSAADDDDSRLFRDAIGPVRPLRESTPPPGAPKPRPRARMAELDDAAAREEFRHALESSLLEAGDVLSHRDDRLPARTFQRLRRGEMAIQDELDLHGADVREAQELLRAFIAHARDHGLGCVRVIHGKGLHGTAGPFTSRDAPVLKNLVDRLLRQRADVLAFHSAPPAQGGTGAVLILLAPPARRR
- the surE gene encoding 5'/3'-nucleotidase SurE; this translates as MRVLVSNDDGVDAPGIRVLASGLRSAGHEVTVVAPDRDRSGASNSLTLDMPVRVLQHDADTWRVFGTPTDCVHVAITGMLQVEPDIVVSGINNTANLGDDVIYSGTVAAAMEGRFLGLPAVAMSLVTADHQGHHYETAARAAVEIIARLRAEPLPADTILNVNVPDLPWDRVAGFEVTRLGNRHRAEPCIPQQDPRGRQWWWIGPAGSEADAGPGTDFHAVRRGFISITPIQIDLTRYQALEQVASWVSGLAASLGKAA